A window of Hirundo rustica isolate bHirRus1 chromosome 27, bHirRus1.pri.v3, whole genome shotgun sequence contains these coding sequences:
- the CDK5R1 gene encoding cyclin-dependent kinase 5 activator 1, which yields MGTVLSLSPSYRKAPLFEEGAATVGHYTAVQNSKNAKEKGLKRHSLISVLPWKRIAAVSAKKKSSKKVQPNGGYQSNVTHLNNENLKKSLSCANLATFAPPPPPAAAAAALASAQKAPPAAPAAAAATPRRVVVQASTSELLRCLGEFLCRRCYRLKHLSPTDPVLWLRSVDRSLLLQGWQDQGFITPANVVFLYMLCRDVISAEVASDHELQAVLLTCLYLSYSYMGNEISYPLKPFLVESCKEAFWDRCLSIIDLMSPKMLQVNADPHYFTQVFADLKKESGSEEKGRLLIGLDR from the coding sequence ATGGGCACGGTGCTGTCGCTGTCGCCGAGCTACCGGAAGGCCCCGCTGTTCGAGGAGGGGGCGGCCACGGTGGGGCACTACACGGCGGTGCAGAACAGCAAGAACGCGAAGGAGAAGGGCCTGAAGCGGCACTCGCTGATCTCGGTGCTGCCTTGGAAGCGCATCGCCGCCGTCTCCGCCAAGAAGAAGAGCTCCAAGAAGGTGCAGCCCAACGGCGGTTACCAGAGCAACGTGACCCACCTCAACAACGAGAACCTGAAGAAGTCGCTCTCCTGCGCCAACCTCGCCACCTTcgcccccccgccgccccccgccgccgccgccgccgccctcgcCTCGGCGCAGAAGGCGCCcccggccgcgcccgccgccgccgccgccaccccGCGCCGGGTCGTGGTGCAGGCGTCCACCAGCGAGCTGCTGCGCTGCCTCGGCGAGTTCCTGTGCCGCCGCTGCTACCGCCTGAAGCACCTCTCGCCCACCGACCCCGTGCTCTGGCTGCGCTCCGTGGACCGctcgctgctgctgcagggctggcaggaccAGGGCTTCATCACGCCGGCCAACGTGGTCTTCCTCTACATGCTGTGCCGGGACGTCATCTCGGCCGAGGTGGCCAGCGACCACGAactgcaggcagtgctgctcaCCTGCCTGTACCTCTCCTACTCCTACATGGGCAACGAGATCTCCTACCCGCTGAAGCCCTTCCTGGTGGAGAGCTGTAAGGAGGCCTTCTGGGACCGCTGCCTCTCCATCATCGACCTCATGAGCCCCAAGATGCTGCAGGTCAACGCCGACCCGCACTACTTCACCCAGGTCTTCGCCGACCTCAAGAAGGAGAGCGGCTCCGAGGAGAAGGGCCGGCTGCTCATCGGCCTCGACCGGTGa